Genomic DNA from Perognathus longimembris pacificus isolate PPM17 chromosome 6, ASM2315922v1, whole genome shotgun sequence:
cccctctgcacatcacctttacagtaacagaaACTCACTGTGTGAAAAAATAAAGTGTATAAAAAGAATAGCAAGTTTCTTCctgaggtgaggaggaggaggaaagctcACACACGTCTTAAGCAGGAGTGGGTCCTGAGGGTGGCCTCGAACCCCTGGAGACTGAGGGCGCTGGCTCGCTCACACAGCCCCCCCCCTCAGGCCTCCTCAATCACACCACCAAATGGTTGACCCAGGCGGCAGCCGACCTCACCGCGCCACCACCAGCCTGTCCTGACGCCTCCGACTCCTCCAGTGCGGCCGGCCCCTCTCCCAACGAGGGAGCCGCCAACCAAGAGCCTCTCAACCCCGCCATGGTGTTGTCCCAGGGCTTCTTGAACCTCCTTCTCTGGGACCCTGAAAATGAAGAGTTCCCCGAGGTAGGAAGGGAGGATTGGCCCTCTGACACCCTCAGGGCTCTTGTCAGGCCTCCCTCCACAGCCCTCTCTTCCCTGATCCGCAGACCCTACTGACAGACAGAGCCCGGCTGCAGGAGCTCGAGTCTCAGTTGCACCAGTTAACCATCCTGGCCTCGGTCCTGCTAGTGGCCAGTAGTTTCTCTGGAAGTGTCTTGTTTGGCTCACCCCAGTTTGTGGATAAACTGAAACGCATCACCAAGTCCctcttggaggaatttaattccaAGTAAGTGGCAGAGATCATTTCTTAAAATTGGTCTTAGGCCTTGTGACGTAGAAAATTTATTTCTAAAGGTGGTATGGAGGATAGTTTGCTGCCAGTGAGCCATTagctgagggaggagggcgggTGGGTATTCTACCTCTGAAGTAATGGTCAGGCCACTTACAAAGTAAGAAGAATCAGAGCTGAGGATGTCGCTCGgccaagcacttgcctagcatgtgtcagGCACTAGGTTTGGTCGCTAGGATCTCAGGAGAAAAGAAGGCCAAGTCTGTAGTCATAAATGGCCACATAGCAAAAATGACTGGAAAATCTGAAAGGACCAAAGAATGCTAAGTGAATCCTAGGGCAGAATGAAGCCATTTTCCAGAAATGGCTTATGGTTTATCATTTCTAGGAAGTAGGACATGAAACCACGTAGAACAGTGGGCAGCAAGTGAAGATGTCATAGCTTCCCAGTGGGTCCTGCTGGCCGTGGGCCAGAGGTTGGGACTCTTCTTTCAGGTGGGCCTGACCTTGGTGTAGTGCTTCCTGAGTGTCTGTACAAAGTGcctgcctctccctttcctcaTCCAGGCCTGAGGAGGCGATGCAGAGTGTGAGCGAACAGGTGTCCCAGGAGATCCACCAAAGCCTCAAGACCATGGGTCTTGCTGCTCTGAGCAGCGACAACACGACATCTCTGATAGGACAGCTCCAGAACATCGCCAAGAAGGAGAACTGTGTCCGTAGCGTCATTGGTGAGTGCTGTGGGTGCTAAGAACGTGGGCGGGATCGCAACCCAGGAAGCGGTTACTGAACAGTGAATGCCTCCTGGGGGCGCGATAATGTCCACCCAACCTGGTTAAGTCACCCTGGCTTCCTGAGTGCAGTCAAGACATCCTCCCACCCCCTCACTCTAACAAGAAAGGGAAAACCATAGCAGTTAGCGCCTCCATGTTGGAATATACCCATTTTGGAATGGAGACCATGAACTTAGCCGTCTTGCTccgaacctcagcctcctgttatGAAAATCCTAGGATCTGATGGCTGCTTTAACAAAACTGAACTCTCAGAAATTTACTAGCCCAccaatttttcatctttttaaaagtctttgtTTTATCATTAATAGCCTCTTTCCCAAACAAAGCCATTTTTTTACCCACGAATGAATGTACATGTTGATGAGTTTCAGTTTATGTAGAACAGGCACAAGTGGAGTTTAGGGCCAATGTTTCTCCCTGAAATCTGTGATCCCTTTCCCTTCTCATTGTCTTTTCCTGCTCACAGATCAGCGGATCCATTTGTTTCTCAAATGCTGTTTGGTTCTTGGTGTGCAGAGATCTCTGTTAGACCTTCCGGGAGGCCTTTCTCTCATTGAGGCGGAACTGGCAGAGCTGGGCCAGAAGTTTGTCAGCCTCACACATCACAATCAGCAGGTGTTTGGTCCCTACTACACTGACATCATAAAGAAACTCATCTCCCCATCCCAGGCTGT
This window encodes:
- the Tcp11 gene encoding T-complex protein 11 homolog isoform X2, encoding MPDVKDSAPPKNAGAESGSREPKKPGPPRKEDSGPQDPASRVTETEASKTNTKVGTNHDTHTEEKTLPPSSLESKVKETMHNDFWDHLKEQLSATPPDFSCALELLKEIREILLSLLLPRQNRLRTEIEEALDMNFLQQEADRGALNISYLSKYILNVMTLLCAPVRDEAVQKLENITDPVRLLRGIFQVLGLMKMDMVNYTIQSLQPQPQEHSIQYERAVFQELLNEQPSLLNHTTKWLTQAAADLTAPPPACPDASDSSSAAGPSPNEGAANQEPLNPAMVLSQGFLNLLLWDPENEEFPETLLTDRARLQELESQLHQLTILASVLLVASSFSGSVLFGSPQFVDKLKRITKSLLEEFNSKPEEAMQSVSEQVSQEIHQSLKTMGLAALSSDNTTSLIGQLQNIAKKENCVRSVIDQRIHLFLKCCLVLGVQRSLLDLPGGLSLIEAELAELGQKFVSLTHHNQQVFGPYYTDIIKKLISPSQAVKTKVESL